A single Streptomyces mirabilis DNA region contains:
- a CDS encoding zf-HC2 domain-containing protein, producing the protein MAPPRLWSVDTHLVACAPCREALATVSDPVVLDAGWERLDAELDAPRPRLLESLLVRIGVADHTARLLAATPVLRRSWLAAVALVLLMTVVATDAGRVAPSPTLFLALAPLLPLAGVALSYGPVLDPTYEMAVVSPLHGFRLLMIRTVAVLTTGLVLNGLATLALPAYGLRALAWLLPALALTGTGLALTARWGPVLPPCLVGGAWVTLLMVAHAKADGGTLAPFTALGQGVAGAVAVLAAGLLYLVRDRFDFSPAHTLFADHSDFSDRSAA; encoded by the coding sequence TTGGCGCCGCCCCGGCTCTGGTCCGTCGACACCCACCTCGTGGCATGCGCGCCCTGCCGGGAGGCGCTCGCCACCGTGAGCGATCCGGTCGTCCTGGACGCCGGATGGGAGCGGCTCGACGCCGAGCTGGACGCGCCACGACCACGGCTGCTCGAGTCGCTGCTGGTGCGGATCGGCGTCGCCGACCACACGGCACGGCTGCTGGCGGCCACGCCCGTGCTGCGCCGCTCCTGGCTGGCCGCGGTCGCCCTCGTGCTCCTCATGACGGTGGTGGCGACCGACGCCGGACGGGTCGCGCCCTCGCCCACGCTGTTCCTCGCCCTCGCTCCTCTGCTCCCGCTCGCCGGCGTCGCGCTGTCCTACGGACCGGTGCTCGACCCGACGTACGAGATGGCCGTGGTGTCACCCCTCCACGGATTCCGGCTGCTGATGATCCGCACGGTGGCCGTGCTCACCACCGGCCTCGTTCTGAACGGCCTCGCGACCCTCGCACTCCCCGCCTACGGGCTGCGCGCGCTGGCCTGGCTGCTGCCCGCCCTCGCCCTCACCGGGACGGGGCTCGCGCTGACCGCCCGCTGGGGGCCGGTCCTTCCGCCCTGCCTGGTCGGCGGAGCGTGGGTCACGCTGCTGATGGTGGCCCACGCGAAGGCCGACGGCGGCACCCTCGCGCCGTTCACGGCACTCGGCCAGGGCGTCGCCGGCGCGGTCGCGGTACTGGCCGCCGGGCTGCTCTATCTCGTGCGGGACCGGTTCGACTTCTCCCCCGCGCACACCCTCTTCGCCGACCACTCCGATTTCTCCGACAGGAGCGCCGCATGA
- a CDS encoding ABC transporter permease has protein sequence MSELVTRTVVEEAAPTGVEPPARDLHPNRTRAVIALARFEARELLMQIPVLVFLLLYVAYTGWGMFNGREGMDDYPVLQDVDRSTQGAPLLLALVLFVSINRAVLRSRRHGTDQHFEVLVMEPWRRSLAHALSAVPFAVLTALVVGFEFIWAALKPGAVGHGSVAELLVGPLSILLAGVLGVLVARSIPFAFVVPPFIIGMYVITTLVSASTQGTHWVRWLAPVVTEEGAHPLPSDLLGRPAAWHVLYLVGLIVLLLCLALLINGGRTPRIKAITVLALAAMAQGIAGQAPGDSAALIAARAKVSATSEKVQTCVAHERSTYCAYPEWTGQTADWAEVVQRVQSLAGGPAAAERLTVRQRVNAGYGLESDSALDPAKAPGVVTVTTRWGGNRIPEFAVGVASVLVTGDETSSGEVCDARAVIIMWLALGSESHPLTVLRHLRIDDSIDGGGVALAPTNPVSMNAAQTEVIKELLRKPRYSVIPKVKAHWAELTSPKATTAQVAELLGVRAPTGPGALNVKTCEE, from the coding sequence GTGAGCGAGCTGGTGACCCGCACGGTCGTGGAGGAGGCGGCCCCCACGGGGGTGGAGCCGCCCGCCCGGGACCTGCACCCGAACAGGACGAGGGCCGTCATCGCCCTCGCCCGCTTCGAGGCACGCGAACTGCTGATGCAGATCCCGGTACTCGTCTTCCTCCTCCTGTACGTCGCCTACACCGGCTGGGGGATGTTCAACGGCCGGGAGGGCATGGACGACTATCCCGTCCTCCAGGATGTCGACCGCTCCACCCAGGGCGCCCCCCTGCTCCTCGCCCTCGTGCTGTTCGTCAGCATCAACCGCGCCGTGCTCCGCTCCCGCCGGCACGGCACCGACCAGCACTTCGAGGTGCTGGTCATGGAGCCGTGGCGGCGCTCGCTGGCCCACGCCCTGTCGGCCGTGCCGTTCGCGGTCCTCACCGCGCTGGTCGTGGGGTTCGAGTTCATCTGGGCGGCCCTGAAGCCCGGCGCGGTCGGCCACGGCTCGGTCGCCGAACTGCTCGTGGGCCCGCTGTCGATACTCCTCGCCGGTGTCCTCGGCGTCCTGGTCGCACGGTCGATCCCCTTCGCGTTCGTCGTCCCGCCCTTCATCATCGGTATGTACGTCATCACGACCCTCGTGTCCGCGAGCACACAGGGCACGCACTGGGTGCGATGGCTGGCACCGGTGGTCACCGAGGAAGGCGCCCACCCGTTGCCCTCCGACCTGCTGGGCCGCCCGGCCGCCTGGCACGTGCTGTATCTGGTGGGGCTCATCGTGCTGCTGCTGTGCCTCGCACTGCTGATCAACGGCGGTCGTACGCCCAGGATCAAGGCGATCACGGTCCTCGCCCTCGCTGCGATGGCCCAGGGCATCGCGGGGCAGGCCCCGGGTGACTCGGCCGCGCTGATCGCGGCCCGCGCGAAGGTGTCCGCCACCTCGGAGAAGGTGCAGACCTGCGTCGCGCACGAAAGGTCGACGTACTGCGCCTACCCCGAGTGGACCGGCCAGACCGCCGACTGGGCCGAGGTGGTCCAGCGCGTTCAGTCCCTCGCGGGCGGCCCGGCCGCGGCCGAGCGGCTGACCGTACGGCAGCGGGTGAACGCCGGCTACGGCCTGGAGAGCGACTCCGCGCTCGACCCGGCCAAAGCGCCAGGGGTGGTGACTGTCACTACACGCTGGGGCGGCAACCGGATCCCGGAGTTCGCTGTGGGGGTGGCCTCGGTTCTGGTGACGGGGGACGAGACGTCCAGCGGCGAAGTGTGCGACGCCCGCGCGGTGATCATCATGTGGCTGGCGTTGGGCTCGGAGTCCCACCCGCTGACCGTGTTGCGCCATCTTCGTATCGACGACTCCATCGACGGCGGAGGGGTCGCCCTCGCGCCCACGAACCCGGTCTCCATGAACGCCGCACAGACAGAGGTGATCAAGGAGTTGCTGCGCAAGCCCCGCTACAGCGTCATCCCCAAGGTGAAGGCCCACTGGGCGGAGCTCACATCCCCCAAGGCGACGACGGCCCAGGTGGCTGAGCTGCTGGGAGTCCGGGCGCCGACCGGCCCGGGCGCGCTGAACGTCAAGACATGCGAGGAGTGA
- a CDS encoding response regulator transcription factor, translated as MARKILLADDDEAVREGLDRLLRFEGYETVLTGDGREAFELVAGVDERPDLVLMDVTMPGLDGLAATRRIRASGSTVPILMITGRDAVGDRIVALDNGADDYLMKPFAAEELLARVRALLRRSPQPKQCAPRLDDRLAFADLAMDRPTRTVTRSDRPLDLTRTEYALLEYLLRHPAKVLSRAQILKEVWGFDFEPTSNTLDVYVMYLRRKLESRGEPRLIQTVRGLGYTLRAAK; from the coding sequence ATGGCGCGGAAGATCCTGCTGGCCGATGACGACGAGGCCGTACGTGAGGGGCTCGACCGGCTGCTCAGGTTCGAGGGGTACGAGACCGTCCTCACGGGGGACGGCCGCGAGGCCTTCGAACTGGTGGCCGGAGTGGACGAGCGGCCCGACCTGGTGCTGATGGACGTCACCATGCCCGGCCTCGACGGGCTGGCCGCGACGCGCCGGATCAGAGCCTCCGGGTCCACCGTCCCCATCCTCATGATCACCGGCCGGGACGCGGTCGGCGACCGTATCGTCGCCCTCGACAACGGCGCCGACGACTACCTCATGAAGCCGTTCGCCGCCGAGGAACTCCTCGCCCGGGTCAGGGCCTTGCTGCGCCGCAGCCCGCAGCCGAAACAGTGCGCTCCCCGTCTCGACGACCGGCTCGCCTTCGCGGACCTCGCCATGGACCGACCCACCCGCACCGTCACCCGCTCCGACCGCCCCCTCGACCTGACCAGGACCGAGTACGCCCTGCTGGAGTATCTGCTCCGGCATCCCGCCAAGGTCCTCAGCCGCGCCCAGATCCTCAAGGAGGTCTGGGGCTTCGACTTCGAGCCGACGTCGAACACACTGGATGTGTACGTGATGTACCTGCGCCGGAAACTGGAGAGCCGCGGCGAACCGCGGCTCATCCAGACCGTGCGGGGGCTCGGCTACACGCTCCGCGCCGCCAAGTAG
- a CDS encoding ABC transporter — protein MRGVTVLDDAVTAGSAESAGGTGGAENAGKAGTVGTVGSGVTAGGIPSPGRPFTVARALLRPLWRTLPRRALVTGAVLGLLLAGMPRLFSLRLDTGAGLNLLRAAALTFALGLAFLLDDPARHITAAVPTRRPVRVGLRVALVAPSAVFWWTAALFLIPEQARPPVGAVTLEAAATALLATAAAAVMVRFTNRAEPGGAVCVGLLAMAVLAPLLLPHRWTLFPAPSDPRWDGAHQAWAVVLVTAALAGAWSSVEPLRTWRPAVFAHR, from the coding sequence ATGCGAGGAGTGACCGTGCTCGACGACGCAGTTACGGCCGGAAGCGCGGAGAGTGCCGGAGGCACCGGGGGTGCGGAGAACGCCGGAAAGGCGGGAACGGTGGGAACGGTGGGAAGTGGGGTGACCGCGGGCGGCATTCCGTCCCCGGGGCGGCCGTTCACCGTGGCCCGCGCCCTTCTCCGTCCCCTCTGGCGCACCCTCCCCCGGAGGGCGCTGGTGACCGGTGCCGTACTGGGGCTGCTGCTCGCCGGGATGCCGCGGCTGTTCTCCCTCCGGCTCGACACGGGGGCCGGCCTCAACCTTCTGCGGGCCGCCGCGCTCACCTTCGCTCTGGGTCTGGCCTTCCTGCTGGACGATCCGGCCCGGCACATCACCGCGGCGGTGCCGACCCGGCGTCCCGTGCGGGTCGGCCTGCGGGTGGCGCTCGTCGCCCCGTCGGCCGTGTTCTGGTGGACGGCCGCGCTGTTTCTCATACCGGAGCAGGCCCGGCCGCCGGTGGGCGCCGTGACCTTGGAGGCCGCCGCCACGGCGTTGCTCGCGACGGCGGCCGCGGCGGTCATGGTGCGGTTCACCAACCGGGCCGAGCCGGGAGGCGCGGTGTGCGTCGGACTACTGGCCATGGCGGTGCTGGCACCCCTGCTGCTCCCCCACCGGTGGACGCTCTTCCCCGCTCCGTCCGACCCGCGCTGGGACGGAGCACACCAGGCATGGGCGGTGGTCCTGGTCACGGCGGCGCTGGCCGGGGCGTGGTCCAGCGTGGAACCCCTGAGGACGTGGCGGCCCGCCGTCTTCGCTCACCGGTGA
- the mshD gene encoding mycothiol synthase, protein MTSDDTAPHALTRSIETHTALSPAQAEDVLRLLAEAARADGQQAVSEQGRLQLKGGAREGVRHLLLTLGDELIGYAQLEDTDPVEAPAAELVVHPAYRGHGHGRALGSALLAESGKRLRVWAHGGHSAARHLAQVLGLTLFRELRQLRRPLTDLDLPEPKLADGVHVRTFVPGQDDAAWLALNAEAFAHHPEQGSLTQRDLDDRKAEVWFDPSGFFLAFRGDELVGFHWTKVHAEEGLGEVYVLGVRPGAQGGGLGKALTTIGLRHLARQGLPTAMLYVDADNKAAVTVYERLGFRTHETDLMYRSES, encoded by the coding sequence ATGACCAGCGACGACACCGCGCCCCACGCCCTCACCCGCTCCATCGAGACCCACACCGCGCTCTCCCCGGCCCAGGCCGAGGATGTGCTCCGGCTGCTCGCGGAGGCCGCCCGGGCCGACGGGCAGCAGGCGGTATCCGAGCAGGGCCGGCTCCAGCTGAAGGGCGGCGCCCGCGAGGGCGTGCGCCATCTGCTGCTGACCCTCGGCGACGAGCTGATCGGGTACGCGCAGCTGGAGGACACCGACCCGGTGGAGGCCCCGGCCGCCGAATTGGTCGTGCACCCGGCGTACCGCGGCCACGGCCACGGCCGGGCCCTGGGCTCGGCCCTGCTCGCCGAGTCCGGCAAGCGGCTGCGTGTGTGGGCGCACGGCGGTCACTCCGCAGCGCGGCATCTCGCCCAGGTCCTCGGCCTCACCCTCTTCCGTGAACTGCGCCAGCTGCGGCGGCCGTTGACCGACCTCGACCTGCCCGAACCGAAGCTCGCGGACGGCGTGCACGTCCGTACCTTCGTGCCCGGCCAGGACGACGCGGCCTGGCTCGCCCTGAACGCCGAGGCCTTCGCCCACCATCCCGAGCAGGGCTCCCTCACCCAGCGCGACCTGGACGACCGCAAGGCGGAGGTGTGGTTCGACCCGTCCGGGTTCTTCCTCGCCTTCCGCGGCGACGAACTCGTCGGCTTCCACTGGACGAAGGTCCACGCCGAGGAGGGCCTCGGTGAGGTGTACGTCCTCGGAGTCCGACCCGGCGCCCAGGGCGGCGGCCTCGGCAAGGCCCTCACCACGATCGGGCTCCGCCACCTCGCCCGGCAGGGTCTGCCGACCGCCATGCTCTACGTCGACGCCGACAACAAGGCGGCCGTGACCGTGTACGAGCGGCTCGGCTTCCGCACGCACGAGACGGACCTGATGTACCGAAGCGAGTCCTGA
- a CDS encoding RNA polymerase sigma factor → MRETRSDGELLRAIAADTDRRAFEELYRRYAPWLTARLRGRCADTGVVDDVVQETFLAIWRGTASYREEGDAAGWLWRIGSRRLIDTLRGDGARGRLRQTLARFRHRHEASAEERVLAGVEHGDLAGALIRLSPELRAVLQATVIDGLTTREAAVLLGIPPGTVKTRALRARKQLREELA, encoded by the coding sequence GTGAGGGAAACGAGAAGCGACGGGGAGCTGCTGCGGGCCATCGCGGCGGACACGGACCGTCGCGCCTTCGAGGAGCTGTACCGGCGGTATGCGCCGTGGCTGACCGCGCGGCTGCGCGGCCGGTGCGCCGATACCGGGGTCGTCGACGACGTCGTGCAGGAGACCTTCCTCGCCATCTGGCGCGGCACCGCGAGTTACCGGGAGGAGGGCGACGCGGCGGGCTGGCTGTGGCGCATCGGCTCGCGGCGGCTGATCGACACACTGCGTGGCGACGGCGCGCGCGGCCGGTTGCGCCAGACGCTGGCCCGCTTCCGCCACCGGCACGAGGCCTCCGCCGAGGAGCGCGTCCTCGCCGGGGTCGAACACGGCGACCTCGCGGGCGCGTTGATACGGCTCTCGCCCGAGCTGCGCGCGGTCCTCCAGGCCACGGTGATCGACGGACTCACGACCCGGGAAGCGGCCGTCCTGCTCGGCATTCCACCCGGCACGGTCAAGACGCGGGCCCTGCGGGCGCGCAAGCAGCTGCGGGAGGAGCTGGCATGA
- a CDS encoding ABC transporter ATP-binding protein, producing MTPTVSASGLTLRYGGTVALDDVSLRLSEGVTGLLGPNGAGKTTLLRVLATAVPADRGAFTVLGHDPGTSSGRLDVRRALGYLPQTPAFHPDFSAFEFVDYVAILKELTDRSARHREVRRVLETVDLSDVRGKRIKRLSGGMRQRVGLAAALVGDPGFLVLDEPTVGLDPEQRMRFREMIAEAGMGRTVLLSTHQTEDVAMLCHRVIVMVRGGIRFEGTPAELTARAAGRVWSSTARDPGARAGWRTGTGSFRNVGDPPKGADLLEPTLEDGYLLTLDGEPAEVAA from the coding sequence ATGACCCCCACCGTCTCCGCCTCCGGGCTCACCCTCCGGTACGGCGGGACCGTCGCCCTCGACGACGTCTCCCTGCGCCTGAGCGAGGGCGTCACCGGGCTGCTCGGGCCCAACGGCGCCGGGAAGACCACCCTGTTGCGGGTGCTCGCCACCGCCGTGCCCGCCGACCGGGGAGCCTTCACGGTGCTCGGGCACGACCCCGGCACGTCCTCGGGCCGCCTGGACGTGCGGCGCGCGCTGGGCTATCTGCCGCAGACCCCGGCGTTCCACCCGGACTTCTCGGCCTTCGAGTTCGTCGACTACGTGGCGATCCTGAAGGAGCTGACGGACCGCTCCGCCCGGCACCGGGAGGTGCGGCGCGTGCTGGAGACCGTGGACCTGTCCGACGTACGGGGCAAGCGCATCAAGAGGCTGTCGGGCGGTATGCGCCAGCGGGTCGGGCTGGCCGCCGCGCTGGTCGGCGACCCCGGCTTCCTCGTCCTGGACGAGCCGACCGTCGGCCTGGACCCCGAACAGCGCATGCGGTTCAGGGAAATGATCGCCGAGGCGGGCATGGGACGCACGGTCCTGCTCTCCACTCACCAGACCGAGGACGTCGCGATGCTCTGCCACCGCGTGATCGTCATGGTCCGCGGCGGCATCCGCTTCGAGGGCACCCCGGCCGAGCTGACCGCGCGGGCGGCGGGGCGGGTGTGGAGCAGTACGGCCCGCGACCCCGGCGCGAGAGCCGGCTGGCGTACGGGCACGGGCTCCTTCCGCAATGTCGGCGACCCGCCCAAGGGCGCCGATCTCCTCGAACCGACGCTGGAGGACGGCTACTTGCTCACTCTCGACGGCGAGCCGGCGGAGGTGGCGGCGTGA
- a CDS encoding GntR family transcriptional regulator, with product MVEYRIDRRSGVATYVQIVQQTKQALRLGLLEPGDKLPTAREVVEATAINPNTVLKAYRELEREGLVEARRGLGTFVKRSLGAAPADSPLRAELDDWAARAREAGLDHDDVAALFTAVLEQFSKGDKE from the coding sequence GTGGTCGAGTACCGCATCGACCGGCGCAGCGGTGTCGCCACCTACGTCCAGATCGTCCAGCAGACCAAACAGGCCCTGCGTCTGGGCCTGCTGGAACCGGGCGACAAGCTCCCCACGGCCCGCGAGGTCGTGGAGGCCACGGCGATCAATCCGAACACCGTCCTGAAGGCCTACCGCGAGCTGGAGCGCGAGGGCCTGGTCGAGGCCAGACGCGGCCTCGGCACCTTCGTGAAGCGCTCGCTGGGCGCCGCCCCCGCCGACTCGCCCCTGCGCGCGGAGCTCGACGACTGGGCGGCCAGGGCCCGCGAGGCCGGGCTCGATCACGACGACGTGGCGGCGCTCTTCACCGCCGTACTGGAACAGTTCAGCAAGGGAGACAAGGAATGA
- a CDS encoding bifunctional metallophosphatase/5'-nucleotidase translates to MPPTPRHRRTHRILAAAAGLATVGALAAAMPASAGQDRSTPHHHPGSGRYQDVQLLSFNDLHGNLEPPAGSSGRVTELQADGTTKSIDAGGVEYLATHLREARKGNKYSITAAAGDMVGASPLISGLFHDEPTIDALNKLDLDVTSVGNHEFDEGAKELARLQNGGCHPTDGCYDKKAKFRGADFPYLAANVTDEKTGKPILKPYWVWKKNGVKVGFIGVTLEGTPNIVSADGVKGLKFGDEVETINKYAKVLQRQGVKSIVALIHEGGAPASTAYNYDCDSPGAGDGISGPIVDIAKNVTPAVDALVTGHTHQAYACTIPDPSGKPRMVTSASSFGRLYTDTTLTYDRWTGDIARTAVKSANHVVTRDVAKAADMTSLISKWKTLSAPIASRPIGYIAGEIGNTGNESPLGDMIADAQLAYAKSVDPEADLAVMNPGGIRAGLTYAASGSEGDGVVTYGEAYTVQPFANTVNLVNLTGAQVITALQQQVSGANEAAPKILQISKGLTYTLDLTKSGAARVVADSVKLNGAAIDPAATYRVAMNSFLAGGGDGFAELGKGADVLVGGDDLAAFESYLTANSSATAPYPVPTADRITVVR, encoded by the coding sequence ATGCCGCCGACGCCCCGGCACAGACGTACCCATCGCATCCTCGCCGCCGCCGCTGGGCTGGCCACGGTCGGCGCCTTGGCCGCCGCGATGCCCGCGAGCGCCGGGCAGGACAGGTCGACCCCGCACCACCACCCCGGCAGCGGCCGCTACCAGGACGTACAGCTGCTGTCCTTCAACGACTTGCACGGCAACCTGGAGCCGCCGGCCGGATCGTCCGGCCGGGTCACGGAGCTCCAGGCGGACGGCACGACGAAGTCGATCGACGCGGGCGGTGTCGAGTACCTCGCCACGCATCTGCGCGAGGCCCGCAAGGGCAACAAGTACTCCATCACGGCCGCCGCCGGAGACATGGTCGGCGCCTCCCCGCTGATCTCCGGGCTCTTCCACGACGAGCCCACGATCGACGCGCTGAACAAGCTCGACCTGGATGTGACGAGTGTCGGCAACCACGAGTTCGACGAGGGTGCCAAGGAGCTGGCCCGCCTGCAGAACGGCGGCTGCCACCCCACGGACGGCTGCTACGACAAGAAGGCGAAGTTCCGGGGAGCCGACTTCCCGTACCTCGCGGCGAACGTCACCGACGAGAAGACCGGCAAGCCGATCCTCAAGCCCTACTGGGTCTGGAAGAAGAACGGCGTCAAGGTCGGCTTCATCGGCGTGACGCTGGAAGGCACCCCGAACATCGTGTCGGCCGACGGAGTCAAGGGACTGAAGTTCGGCGACGAGGTCGAGACGATCAACAAGTACGCCAAGGTGCTCCAGCGCCAGGGCGTGAAGTCGATCGTCGCGCTGATCCACGAGGGCGGCGCGCCCGCGTCGACGGCGTACAACTACGACTGCGACAGCCCCGGCGCCGGTGACGGCATCTCCGGGCCGATCGTCGACATCGCCAAGAACGTCACGCCGGCCGTGGACGCCCTGGTCACCGGTCACACCCACCAGGCTTACGCCTGCACCATCCCGGACCCGTCGGGCAAGCCCCGCATGGTGACGTCGGCCTCGTCCTTCGGCCGCCTCTACACGGACACGACGCTGACGTACGACCGCTGGACCGGCGACATCGCGCGTACGGCGGTGAAGTCGGCGAACCACGTGGTCACCCGTGACGTCGCGAAGGCCGCCGACATGACCTCCCTGATCAGCAAGTGGAAGACGCTCTCCGCCCCGATCGCCTCGCGTCCCATCGGTTACATCGCGGGCGAGATCGGCAACACCGGTAACGAGTCTCCGCTCGGCGACATGATCGCCGACGCGCAGCTCGCGTACGCCAAGTCCGTCGACCCCGAGGCCGACCTCGCGGTGATGAACCCGGGCGGCATCCGCGCCGGGCTCACCTACGCGGCGAGCGGCAGTGAGGGCGACGGGGTGGTGACGTACGGGGAGGCGTACACGGTCCAGCCGTTCGCCAACACCGTCAACCTGGTGAACCTCACCGGCGCTCAGGTGATCACGGCACTCCAGCAGCAGGTCAGCGGGGCCAACGAGGCCGCGCCGAAGATCCTGCAGATCTCCAAGGGCCTGACCTACACGCTGGACCTGACGAAGTCCGGCGCGGCACGGGTGGTCGCCGACTCGGTCAAGCTCAACGGCGCGGCGATCGACCCCGCCGCCACCTACCGCGTCGCGATGAACTCCTTCCTCGCGGGCGGTGGCGACGGCTTCGCCGAGCTCGGCAAGGGCGCGGACGTCCTGGTCGGCGGCGACGACCTGGCGGCCTTCGAGTCCTACCTGACGGCCAACTCCTCGGCCACGGCGCCTTACCCGGTGCCGACGGCGGACCGGATCACGGTCGTGCGGTAG
- a CDS encoding ABC transporter ATP-binding protein, whose amino-acid sequence MREVREAFARFWPLTRGDRKWLLLIIGCVVVAALAETASILLFAQLTDHALKAGSLSAFWEPAGAWLGVAVIGAIVGYLGNSLAVWTAERFVLRLRASVFRHVQDLPPDFFQKHRQGDLVERLTGDVEAIEQMVVSGVVGTVSAAFSAVFYATAALWLRWDLALVTFLLAPLFLVAARRFAGRIKTASQEERAADGAITSVVEESLGNVVLTQAYNRRRAEEKRLDREARAWMRASVRGARASEMYEQFVEVVETLCVLAVIGLGAWEISQGRMSLGQLLAFAAFLGYLYPPIRNLGQLGLTLTAATAGAERIQEILDTEPAVTEPAEPVRDWPVHGWVSFHGASFRYPGAECESLHDVTFTAGPGELVIVTGPSGAGKSTLSKLLTRFYDPTAGVVCLDGVPLTDVSLEFLRENVALLPQETLILHGTIRENIECGRPGASQADIERAATDAVAHDFISALPDGYDTEIAPGTATLSGGQLQRIAIARAMLRAAPVLVLDEPTAGLDSIAARRVVQPLRRLMAGRTTIMITHDLSLAPDADRILVVDGGRLVEAGTHDELMAWGGAYARLATPELDYLAARSV is encoded by the coding sequence ATGCGGGAAGTACGGGAGGCATTCGCACGCTTCTGGCCGCTGACGCGCGGCGACCGCAAATGGCTGCTTCTGATCATCGGCTGCGTGGTCGTGGCCGCGCTCGCCGAGACGGCCTCGATCCTGCTCTTCGCACAGCTCACGGACCACGCCCTGAAGGCCGGTTCGCTCTCCGCGTTCTGGGAGCCGGCCGGAGCCTGGCTGGGTGTCGCCGTGATCGGCGCGATCGTCGGCTACCTCGGCAACTCGCTCGCCGTGTGGACCGCGGAGAGATTCGTGCTGCGCCTGCGTGCGAGTGTCTTCCGGCACGTCCAGGACCTGCCGCCCGACTTCTTCCAGAAGCACCGCCAGGGCGACCTGGTCGAACGGCTCACCGGTGATGTCGAAGCCATCGAGCAGATGGTCGTGTCGGGTGTCGTCGGGACGGTCTCCGCCGCCTTCTCCGCCGTCTTCTACGCCACCGCCGCGCTCTGGCTGCGCTGGGATCTCGCCCTTGTCACCTTCCTCCTCGCCCCTCTCTTCCTCGTCGCCGCCCGCCGGTTCGCCGGCCGCATCAAGACCGCCTCCCAGGAGGAGCGGGCCGCCGACGGCGCGATCACCTCGGTCGTCGAGGAGTCCCTCGGCAACGTGGTGCTGACCCAGGCGTACAACCGCCGCCGCGCCGAGGAGAAGCGGCTCGACCGCGAGGCGCGTGCCTGGATGCGGGCGTCGGTGCGCGGGGCACGGGCGAGCGAGATGTACGAACAGTTCGTCGAGGTCGTCGAGACGCTGTGCGTGCTCGCGGTGATCGGCCTCGGTGCCTGGGAGATCTCGCAGGGGCGCATGTCGCTGGGCCAGTTGCTCGCCTTCGCCGCGTTCCTCGGCTACCTGTACCCGCCGATCCGCAATCTGGGGCAGCTCGGCCTCACCCTCACCGCCGCCACCGCAGGCGCGGAACGCATCCAGGAGATCCTGGACACCGAACCCGCCGTCACCGAACCCGCCGAGCCCGTCCGGGACTGGCCCGTGCACGGCTGGGTCAGCTTCCACGGCGCGTCGTTCCGCTACCCCGGCGCCGAGTGCGAGTCCCTGCACGATGTGACCTTCACCGCGGGCCCCGGCGAACTCGTCATCGTCACCGGCCCGAGCGGCGCCGGAAAGTCGACGCTCTCCAAACTGCTCACCCGCTTCTACGACCCCACGGCCGGCGTGGTCTGCCTGGACGGCGTCCCGCTGACCGACGTGTCCCTGGAGTTCCTGCGCGAGAACGTGGCGCTGCTGCCCCAGGAGACGCTGATCCTGCACGGCACGATCCGCGAGAACATCGAGTGCGGCAGGCCGGGCGCGTCCCAGGCGGACATCGAGCGGGCGGCGACGGACGCGGTCGCGCACGACTTCATCAGCGCGCTGCCCGACGGATACGACACCGAGATCGCGCCCGGCACCGCCACCCTGTCCGGCGGCCAGCTCCAGCGGATCGCGATCGCCCGCGCGATGCTGCGCGCCGCGCCCGTCCTGGTCCTCGACGAGCCGACCGCCGGGCTCGACTCGATCGCCGCACGCCGGGTGGTGCAGCCGCTGCGGCGGCTGATGGCGGGCCGTACGACCATCATGATCACGCACGATCTGAGCCTCGCCCCCGACGCCGACCGGATCCTGGTGGTGGACGGCGGCCGGCTGGTGGAGGCGGGCACGCACGACGAGCTGATGGCGTGGGGCGGGGCGTACGCCCGGCTCGCGACACCGGAACTCGACTACTTGGCGGCGCGGAGCGTGTAG